Genomic window (Longimicrobiales bacterium):
CGCCGGGCGTCCGTCAGCAGCATCAGCGCGAGCAGCCCGCTCACCTCGGGCTCGTCCGGGACCAGCGAGTGCAGCATGCGCCCGAGCCGGATCGCCTCTTCGGCCAGGTCCACGCGCTGAAGTGAGGGGCCCGCGCTGGTCGCATACCCTTCATTGAAGACCAGGTAGATCACCTGCATCACGGCGCACAGCCGCTCGCCGCGCTCCGTTGCAACCGGCATGCGGAACGGTTCGCCCGAGCTGCGGATGGTCTGTTTCGCGCGGCTGATCCGCTGCGCCATGGTCGCTTCCGGCACCAGGAACGCGCTCGCGATCTCGGCCGTGGTGAGGCCGCCAACGGCACGAAGGGTGAGCGCAATCGCGGACGTGGGCGTCAGCGACGGGTGGCAGCACATGAACAGCAGTGTCAGTGAATCGTCATGGGTGGCCGCGACGTCGACGTCGTGTGGCGGAACGAATGCCCAGTCTGCCCACGCATCGACAGCAATGGCGTTCTCCCGGTTACGGCGCGCGAACTCGGCGCGAACGTGATCCGTCAGGCGTCGAAAGGCGACGCGATACAGCCAGCCCTGCGGATTGGATGGGATTCCGTGCGCGGGCCACTGCTGCGACGCCGCGATGAGTGCCTCCTGGACCGCGTCCTCTGCCGCGGCAAAGTCAGCGTGGCGCCGTGCGATGGCGGCGAGCACCTGCGGCGCGGCGTCGCGCAGCACACGATCGGTCTCGCCGGTGA
Coding sequences:
- a CDS encoding DUF6596 domain-containing protein; translated protein: MKVSETITGETDRVLRDAAPQVLAAIARRHADFAAAEDAVQEALIAASQQWPAHGIPSNPQGWLYRVAFRRLTDHVRAEFARRNRENAIAVDAWADWAFVPPHDVDVAATHDDSLTLLFMCCHPSLTPTSAIALTLRAVGGLTTAEIASAFLVPEATMAQRISRAKQTIRSSGEPFRMPVATERGERLCAVMQVIYLVFNEGYATSAGPSLQRVDLAEEAIRLGRMLHSLVPDEPEVSGLLALMLLTDARRRARTGPHGELVPLDEQDRTLWNADAIREGTALVEHAFRQSAVGPYQLQAAIAALHDAAPSFAETDWPQILALYQLLERMTGNPVVTLNRAIATAMVHGPGRGLAIIDDLREGPRLRGNHRLDAVQGHLYEMLGDTSRAAEHYAAAAQLTKSIPERDYLQRKAAAARERG